The Mytilus galloprovincialis chromosome 7, xbMytGall1.hap1.1, whole genome shotgun sequence genome has a window encoding:
- the LOC143083434 gene encoding cerebellin-3-like: protein MNVHVFVYGICLVLTLIQHKGVEARSCTNLENKMFNNLLDMMVAIKSKCRTSGGPTVQGGPAFTATLSYHFSLTKDAAIKFNSVLLNRGGGYNPNTGIFTATKKGLYKFSATIMSNDGKQVHSYISKNGRKLMNLYAPKIHGATDTASPVLELNKGDKVSVNGYYSEQVYGRHYSFFSAFYISA from the exons atgaatgtacatgtatttgtgtaTGGTATCTGCCTGGTATTAACTTTGATCCAGCATAAAGGAGTAGAAGCCAGATCATGCACAAATCTTG aaaacaAGATGTTTAACAACCTACTGGATATGATGGTTGCCATTAAATCTAAATGTCGAACATCag GAGGACCTACTGTCCAAGGAGGACCCGCTTTTACAGCAACACTGAGCTACCATTTTAGTCTTACAAAAGATGCTGCAATTAAATTTAACTCAGTCCTTTTGAACCGTGGTGGAGGCTACAATCCCAACACAGGTATATTTACAGCAACTAAGAAAGGACTTTATAAGTTCTCTGCAACAATAATGTCAAATGATGGAAAACAGGTACATAGTTACATCAGTAAGAATGGAAGAAAACTCATGAACCTGTATGCCCCAAAGATCCATGGCGCAACTGATACTGCAAGTCCTGTGCTAGAACTTAATAAAGGAGATAAAGTGTCTGTGAACGGCTATTATTCTGAACAAGTATATGGTCGACATTACTCCTTTTTCTCAGCATTTTATATATCTGcttga